Proteins encoded in a region of the Nitrospira sp. genome:
- a CDS encoding co-chaperone GroES, with protein MATESKEKKSTAAKNFQPLGDRLFVTYTEEMERTAGGIYVPDSAKEKPQRGIVQAIGKKVENIKVGDQVLFDKYSGSKLRIEDEECLILKEEDILGIFTH; from the coding sequence ATGGCTACGGAATCGAAGGAGAAGAAGTCGACGGCTGCGAAGAATTTCCAGCCCCTGGGTGATCGTCTGTTCGTCACCTATACCGAGGAAATGGAACGCACGGCCGGCGGAATTTATGTGCCGGATTCTGCGAAGGAAAAGCCGCAACGAGGCATCGTGCAGGCGATCGGCAAGAAGGTCGAGAACATCAAGGTCGGCGATCAGGTGTTGTTCGACAAGTATTCCGGCAGCAAGCTGCGGATCGAAGACGAAGAGTGCCTCATCCTCAAGGAAGAAGATATCCTGGGCATCTTCACCCACTAA